ATAACTTGAAGATCCCAAACCCCATTCCACCAATTTGCACTGATTTGGACCACTTTGGTGACTCTAAGAAGTCACAATACACTTGCTAAGACTGCCCCAACAGACCACAAGATCCTTAGACCActaactctcaaattcactatcCCACTTCTTCTAAAATAACCTTAAACACTATCAAATTCCCTCAACATACACCTAAGCTCTCACAGTATATTCCTTCATCTAAAATACTCAATTTCAGTTCAAAATCACATCCCAATCAATTCACAAGCATCAGTTCACAGATTCATAGATGCACATTCCAATACATATCATTCCATCTACTCAAAACTTAACATGCAAACCAAGCAGCAGAAATAATACATATCTCAGTATATACACATACATGCAACTAATTATAAAGAAGTATTTCTAGCTCCTCTTACCTTAGAGTTGAGCAACCTAGCTCACAAAAAACGACTCAACAGTGCCGAACTCAGCAAGAACCTAGACAACACCCTACAACCACCATATTGGTGACGAAAACGGCTCATAGAGCTCAAGATTTAGCAGAGAGTGGGAAAAGGGAACACAAGATACATGCAACCAATAGAACTGCATGTTCTAGGTTCTAAAACAGCGGAGGAGGAGGAAAGGAAACTACTTACCTGTTGGAATGAAGAATGGAGAAAGTGATCGGTTTAAAACAGAGCCCTCTACGCCGCAGGTACTAGGGCACCACCTGATCGGAAATCAAACGACTTAGTGAAGAGATTTGGTAGAGAACTTGGAAGAACTGAGTTCTAGAAAGAGAGAGTAAGGCTTGACTAATGAACCGGGATGTtctaaaatgtgtttttaagaaagaaattttGGTTTCATTAACTTAATACCCTATCAGCTTTCTAATTCAGATTTTTCAAGTTCTCACACATTGCATTGTTATGCGATGGGCAATCATATTGTCATGTTTTCATCTTCATGGGTAGCTCCTCTTTGTttttgattaatatatatatttaaaaaaattaagactaaaaactactttatcataatttaataaaaaatggagAGATGTAATTACTAAAAAGAACTATGATAATCAAGACATAATTAAAAATCAGTTATGAAAAAATGTTTTGGGATGCCATATAGATGTATAACATTTTTTAGAGTACtaaatctataaaatatattaaaatatatcaaaaagtattttaaattatatattaatttatacataaaaccTTTTTGGGTATATATTATTTCTAGTctcttgttttatatttaaatatttcactatttttttaatatttttatttattgcttattttttctcataagaatgtttaattttcaatttaatttaagtgttgAATAACAAATTCTAAATTcagataatataaaaattttatctttttattctattattcttaatttgttttcttttgaagagctctttttgttttgttaaaacaatttttattatctctTAACATTTTAACTAGTTTGACATGtaaagttttcttaaaattttaagatattttttcatcttatcaaacttttaattatatttttttttacgatTTCATTCAATACAGTTttgatattcttttatataattctttttattttctaattcattATCATAAATGTAATTCCATCactataattgtaaaaaaaattatttattataatataataatttaatattattattatgaatattgTTTATCATCATTCaacatattaaaagataaaattatgtgctaaattttaattattattagtttaatatttgttctttcaataatttgtattataatttttattagtatataaaaatgagattttgttaaaatttaaaaatgaaagtaaGGAAacatttaaagtatttttaaatttgaatatctattttatttttgtaattttttaaaatacttttaaattttttcaactttttgttTCGTTAACAATTGTAAATTTAATAACTGTTTTGGTTGTTgtgaaaatttatttgataccatgtatataattatatatttttttctaaatatttgattatattattttgatattatagaaataaaaatatattattttgatgttgaatatttgataatattattgtttttacaagaacttcttattattttataaaaatgaattatttaatattaaaacaataaaaaaaatgtatggaTAGAGGCACGAATGTATTACCTTGTCGAGTAACGATATAAACGAGACAAAAGTTTCGTACTGATTGAATTTAGGTATGGGGATGATGATGAATTTTGTCCATCCCTAATAATGACTACATTCTTGACCATCATCATCTCCATTTTCACATCTCATCTCGAACCACGTATCTTCATTGCACGTTCCACCATCACCCACCCACTATCATTGTGACCGATAATGTTATTGGTGTTGCCAGCGTCATCTTCTCCCTCGCGCATGGGaatctttcttcttcctctctaaAACAAAACCTGCCATATCTTGTCGCTACATTCAAATCACAGCTAGAGTGtcattcaacaaaaaataattaaagtttgaaCATAATCAATTCCAATTTTTGATAAaggacaaaaaaatatattcaatccttacatttaaaatcaaatttagaatAAAGTAAGAACATcgtacttttttttaaaacgtATCATACTTTCATTATGTTAATTCATGCAATGGTTAAAAAATGGtgtaataatgtaaaaaaaatatattaaaaatggatgaattttaaagaatattaaaaagtattaagGTGAAATTTAATCAACGGTGTAAGTGATTAAATGTAATAAACATTAAAACGTTAAATACTAgggttttaaaatgttttttaactgGCCTTTAAGAAAATAGTCTAAgctaatgaaaaacaaaatttataagcATACAGATAGGTAAGTAAGCCATATATTGGCTTGCAGTAAAGATGATTAAAGTCTTCCATAAACTGATGCAACTTCACTTCGAGAAAAGAAGAGACCAGAAGGACCTCCATTAGGTAGTAGAGCCAACCTTACTACACTTTCAGCACCTTCATCAACTCCAAGATAGCCAATATTGAAGTTGAGATCTGTTTTCACAAAGCCAGGGCAAACAGCATTGATGCAGAAAGATGGGTACTTCTTGGCAAGAACCCTTGTGTAGGCAGTCAAAGCAGCTTTTGAGACTATATATGCAGAAAGCTCAGGTGGCCACCCATTGGTTTCTAATGAACCCTCTTTAAAATCATTTAGAAACCTTTTCagaacttcatccactttttcTTCTGTTAAGCTTTCAACATCACTTAGGATTCCTCTAGCCCATTCATTTCGTATTCTCTGCATGACCAACAGTATCAGATACATCACAATGATTGAAGAAACAGTACATAGCAAAAGTTGGCTATCAGATTGTGATTCCAGACACAGTAACAATTTCATGCATATTAGTCACATATACCTCCAACTTCCCCATGGTGGAGGAGACATTAACAATCCTTGGTGAGTCTGACAATTCTATGAGGGGAATAAATGCTTCACACATTAATTTGGCTCCATAGTAATTTGTTCTAATGCTTGCTTCTGTAGATTCATAAGTTTCATATGCAAATTTTCTCCAATTAACACTGTCAACTTTTTCCTGTAGTCAAAGAGAAGAAAGTTAGCCTCTTTCCTTGCAGCAAATAAGGGCAGACATCTTCAAATAAAACAACCAGGCCTCTCTGTAATTAATGTCTTTTTCAAGAATATACCTTTGCAAGAAAAAAGATAGAGTTCTATCCAAAGAAATTTGAATATACCGAAAATGTTAAGCCTAGTTATTTCTTGGAGAAAGAAATGTTTATAGGAGACATGACATAGAAACATAGATGAAACAATACCATTGACCAAAGAAAAATTACTGAGCTACAAATTTTAAGATGGTGTGaaagtttatttaaacttttgttGGTGAGCCTATTAGGCCACCTATATTATTGGTCATTATAGGACCACTTGTAGATGTTTCATTTGCAAATTTCACATTCAAAACATCTCGTTTTTTAGTATGAGAGGAATGTTGAAAATCTCATGTTAGCTAGTAACAAtcaaattaaagtatataaattgaGAACAACCCTCAGCTCTTAAGCTAGCTTTGGGGTCCAATTCCAAATTCTAAGAGTGAGTATATGTTGTACTTTGGAAACATACGTTAGATTATGCCCATCATCATGATTAAAAGCTCAACCATTATTGATCCTATGATAACAAATGTTAGTTTGTGCAAAAATTTGTCTCCTTTTATAACCCAGTAATGTAGGATTTAGCCCTATCGTCTATGCAAAATAAAAAACCGCAGACAATACATTCCAGAAAACCATTCACAAACTAGATCAACAGAAAAGTTATGTCCTAACTTAAGCCTTCACTCAAATTTCTATATATTAACATTTCCTAGTAAACTTTCAGCTGTCAGGTTAGAAGACGAAGGAAATATTCTATATAATTAGGAATACATACCCGTGTAGCAGCTAAAGCATCATGGTCAACATTAGTTCCACTTATTCCTGCATTATTCACCTAATCAGAATTCAAACATTAATCAGCATTCATTCCAATTTCCATATAGGTGTGTGTATGATAAAGGGAAGAAAAATTAACTATACAAGAGAACACACACAAGAACAGTAAGATCCAACTGATCTAAGAGTTGGTGCAGGACAAGTGCTTGTTAACTATAAGTTTCAAACAATTATGAATATGAACATGGATGAAGTCATGAAGCACAACGAACTTCCAAAAATGAGGATTTGGATGCTCACCTGATCTAAACAACATAATTATTATTGGGACAAAGAAAAATACACAGTTTTTGTCCTACTAGAAACTAGcatgaacaaaaagaaattgtcTTTCTCTTCTTAATACGATGCTAAAACTCAATCATACCAGGATATCAAG
This sequence is a window from Vigna angularis cultivar LongXiaoDou No.4 chromosome 2, ASM1680809v1, whole genome shotgun sequence. Protein-coding genes within it:
- the LOC108328876 gene encoding (+)-neomenthol dehydrogenase isoform X2, whose product is MAAATRYAVVTGANKGIGFGICKQLVSNGVTVVLTARDEKRGTEAVEKLKEFGVSDQVVFHQLDVTDPKSIESLANFIKTHFGKLDILVNNAGISGTNVDHDALAATREKVDSVNWRKFAYETYESTEASIRTNYYGAKLMCEAFIPLIELSDSPRIVNVSSTMGKLERIRNEWARGILSDVESLTEEKVDEVLKRFLNDFKEGSLETNGWPPELSAYIVSKAALTAYTRVLAKKYPSFCINAVCPGFVKTDLNFNIGYLGVDEGAESVVSDKIWQVLF
- the LOC108328876 gene encoding (+)-neomenthol dehydrogenase isoform X1, with translation MAAATRYAVVTGANKGIGFGICKQLVSNGVTVVLTARDEKRGTEAVEKLKEFGVSDQVVFHQLDVTDPKSIESLANFIKTHFGKLDILVNNAGISGTNVDHDALAATREKVDSVNWRKFAYETYESTEASIRTNYYGAKLMCEAFIPLIELSDSPRIVNVSSTMGKLERIRNEWARGILSDVESLTEEKVDEVLKRFLNDFKEGSLETNGWPPELSAYIVSKAALTAYTRVLAKKYPSFCINAVCPGFVKTDLNFNIGYLGVDEGAESVVRLALLPNGGPSGLFFSRSEVASVYGRL